A window of Planctomycetota bacterium genomic DNA:
GTCGGGCGTGCGGTGGCGGGTGACGGTGACGGTGCGGGTGTAGTTGCCGGCCGCAGGGTGATCGCTGGACACGGGCGCGGCGACGGTGTCGCTGAGCCCGCTGACCGCGTCGATGGTCGGCATCTCGGCGAGGATCGCCGGCCGTTGGAACAGCCGGGCGTCGACGACGTTGGCGTCGCCGGCGGGCAGCGCGGTGCCCGTCCCGTCGTTACGCATCGTGACCGCGTTGCTCGGGGGCAACTCGTCAGGCATCTCGTCGGACGAGATCGGCTTGGCGATGATCTGGTTCGTCAGGTCCATCGCGAGGCTCGTCGCTTGCTCTTGGCGTCGGATGGCGCTCTCGGCGGTGTAGGTCGCGATGAGCGTTTCCGAGAGGGCGACCACGCTGAGCGTGAGGATGGTCGAGGCGATGAGCGCTTCGACGAGCGTGAAGCCGGCCCGGTTGCGAGCGCGGGTGCGGGTGCGGGTGCGGGTGCGGGTGCGGGGTTGTCGGGTGGCGGGTTTCATCTTTGAGATATCCAAAACCGACGGGCCGCGGTCAAGCGGCACGTCGGTCGGAGGAGGAAAACCAAGGCGGATTACGGGGCGGCGTAGCCGGCCGGGGCGGCAGCACTGCTCTCGCCCGTGACCTCGTTGAACCACTGGGCAGACCCGTCGCCGGCAGGCTTACCGACGGCGAAGAGCTTGCCGTTCTTGTCCATGATGAAGCCGAAGGTGTTATCCAAGGCCTCGTCGATACCGACCACGTCGAGCTGGTTGAACGGGTTGACCGCCGCGCTCTGCAGGTAGGGCCCGTACTGGCCGTTGGCGTCGATGTCGCCGTCCTTGTCGGTCTTGCCCGTGAGCTTGTCCCAGTTCCAGGCGGTGTTCAAACTACCATCGGCCGTCGGGTACTTGTCGTTGTGCTCGAGTCGGTAGAGCGCGACTTGCGACCGCAGGGCTTGCAGCTGGCTCGCCAACGAGGAACTCTTGGCGTCTTCGCTGGCACTGCTGAACTGCGGGATCACGATCGCGGCGAGGATGCCGAGAATGATCACGACGATGAGGATCTCGATGAGCGTGAAGCCCTGCTGACGTTTTGCTTTGATATCGCGGTACATGCTGATAGTCCTTCGGCCACGGTCGTGACCGCACTGTGACGAGCGACACCCCGTCGCTTCGGCGTTTGGCTTGTTCTCCCGTCGGTGGACCGCCGACGTACTCCTGTGTCGGGACGAAATCGTCTCGCCCCACGGTCGGCCGAACCACTCGGTCCGTTGCGTTCCGTCTAGTCCAGCATCGAAAAACCAATACCCCTGCTTGAGTGTCAAGCTGGAAAAACAGCGCAGCCCGTGCCACGGTTATCGGAACGACCGACCGGGTAAGGGTTTCCCACTATCATCGGTCATGTCAGCCGACCCTGAGCGAGACACCCTCCCGGTACTGAAAACGCCGATCGACGCCGTTGCAGACGTTCCGGGGAGCAAGTCGATCACGAACCGCGCGCTCGTCCTGGCTGCCCTCGCGCGGGGCGTATCGGACCTCGGCGATGCGCTGTTCGCCGACGACACCCGGCACATGATCGACAACCTCGTCGCACTCGGTTTCGACCTCGGCTCGGACCCCGACGCGCGCACCATCCGTGTCAACGGCGAAGGAGGACACATCCCCGCAGAGGCCGCCGAACTTTTCTGCGGCAACTCCGGCACGACCATCCGCTTCCTCACCGCCCTCTGCGCCCTCGGCCGTGGCAGCTACACCCTCGACGGCGTCGAGCGCATGCGCCAACGCCCCATCGGGCCGCTCGTGACGATGCTCGGCAACCTGGGCGCGACGGTCGAGGCGGCCGACGGCTACCCCCCGCTCACGATCAACGGCACCGGCATGCCCGGCGGTCGCAACGCCAGCTACGGGGCCGAGACGTCCAGCCAATACCTCTCCGCCGCACTGATGGCCGCGCCCTACGCCGACGAGGAAGTTCACATCCGACTCGTCGGCGAGCAGACCAGTTGGCCGTACGTAACGCTGACGATGCGACTCATGGACGAGTTCGGCGTGACGCCCGAAGTCGAGTACGACCCGAAGACGGGCAAGCCGATCCTGATCGCCGTCCCGCAGGGGCGATACAAGGGCCGGACGTTTACGGTCGAGCCGGACGCATCGGCGGCGACGTACTTTCTCGCCCTGGCCGCGCTACATGAAGGTAGCAAGATCACCGTGCCGGGCCTTGGCAGCACGAGCCTGCAGGGCGACGTCGGCTTCGCGCAGTTGCTCAAACGAGCCGGGGCCGATGTCGATGTCACGGCCGACTCGATCACCGTCACCGGCACCGACACGCTCCGCGGCATCGAGGCGGACTTCGCCGACATCCCCGACACGGCCCAGACCTTCGCCGTCGTCGCGCTGTTCGCCGAGGAGCCGTCAACCCTCACCGGCTTGCACACACTCACCGTGAAGGAAACCGACCGCATCGCCGCCCTCGAGGCCGAACTCACCAAGCTCGGTGCGAAGGTCAAGACGACCACCGATTCGTTGCACATCGTCCCCCCGCCACGCGTTCAACCGGCATCGATCGCGACCTACGACGACCACCGCATGGCCATGAGCTTCGCGCTGGCCGCGACGAAGATCGACGGGGTCGTCATCGAAGATCCCGGTTGCGTCAACAAGACCTTCCCGGGTTACTTCGACGCCATGCGGCGTACCATCGCGTCCCGATTTTCCAATCCCCCAACCGGAGCAACCATGTCCCTGCGCGTCACCGTCTGGCACGAACATCGCCATGAGAAAACCAACGAGAAAGTCCGCGAGGTCTATCCCGACGGCATGCACGAAGCCATCGCCGGATACCTCCGCACCGAGGGCGACTTCAGAGTCCGCACCGCCCTGCTCGACGACCCCGAGCACGGCCTGAACGACGACGTGCTCGAGAACACCGACGTGATGACCTGGTGGGGACACATGGCCCACGACGATGTCGATGACGCCATCGTCGACAAAGTCGTGAAGCGCGTCCACGACGGCATGGGCATCGTGTTCCTGCACTCGGGACACTTTTCCAAGCCTTTCAAGAAACTCATGGGCACCACCTGTGACCTGAAGTGGCGCGAGAGCAACGACCGTGAGATCCTCTGGGTCACCCGTCCGGGCCACCCGATACTCGACGGCGTCGCCGACAAGATCGTCATCGACAAGGAAGAAATGTACGGCGAGTTCTTCGACATCCCCGAGCCGGACGAAACGATCCTCGTCAGCACGTTCAGCGGCGGTGAATGCTTCCGCAGCGGCATCACCTACCGCCGCGGGGCCGGCAGCATCTTCTACTTCCGCCCCGGTCACGAGACCTACCCCTCGTACCACAACAAGGAAATCCTCCACGTCATCGCCAACGGCCTGCGCTGGGTCGGCGGTAAGGAAACCAAGGGTGACAAACACAAGCCCGAGTTCGGCAACCGCAAGGACGGCTGGATCGACGCTTAGTCTTGCGACCCAAACGCAGAACGAGAACGCCCGCTGGCCGGTGCTCACGCACTATCCAGCGGGCGTTCTTGTCAGGCCATCCGTGTCGTCACTCGGCGACCGCGATGGTGGCGGGAGCACGGTCGATCGTGGTGGCGCGCTGGGCTTCGGTGTCGAGTCGGTTCAGCGCCTGCGGCAGCGTACCGAAAAGGATCACCAGGAAGCACGACGTCGCAATCGCGACGGCGATCGGCAGCGGGCGACGCACTTCCTCGGCATCGCCCACTTCGTCACGCAAGTACATGACGCTGAGAATTTTCAGGTAGTAGCCGGCGGAGATGGCGGCGTTCACGACCGTGAAGATCACCAGCCAACCGAGTTCGACGTTCCACGCGGGCAGCAGCAGGCCGAGCTTGCCCCAGAAACCGATCGTCAACGGCAACCCGATCAGCGAGAACATCGACACCGCCATCGCGAGCCCGAGCAGCGGGTGCTTCTTGCCCATACCGGCCAAGTCGTCGAACGTCTCCGCGCTGGTCGCAGGCTGAGTCGTTTCTCCCGGCAACGGTTTGTGCGGCAACAACAACATGACGCCGAACGAGCCGACGTTCATCAGCCCGTACGCGACGAGGTAGAACAGCACCGCCGCCAGCGCCTGGCCCTGCACATCGGCATTCATCGGACTGCCGGTCAGTGCCGCGAGACCGACAAGCAAGTAACCCGAGTGCGCGATCGACGAGTAAGCGAGCACGCGCTTGACGTTGGCCCCTGTGAACTGCACCAGGCCGAGCACGTTGCCGACGGTCATCGTGATCGCAGCGAGGATCGCCAGGAGCAGTGAAATCTGCGGCCAGATGTCAAAGCCGTTGCCGCCGATCGTGAAGAAGATTTTGACCATGGCGATGACGCCGACGGTCTTGGGAACGAAGCTCAGCAGCGCGGTCACCGGCGTGCCGGCACCTTCGTAGACATCGGCCGCGTAAAAGTGCAGCGGCGCGGCAGCCATCTTGAACGCCAAACCACCGACGAGCATCACCGCCGCGAACAGGCCCCACGGCCCCAGCGGGATCGGGCCGGACACGCCATCGCTGAACCGCTGGCCGATCTCGTACATGTCGGTCGTGCCGGTGATCCCGTAAAGGAACGAAAAGCCCATCAGCATGACGGCCGCGCTCATCGCGCCGAGGAAGAAGTACTTGACGCCTGCTTCCTGAGCCTGGGCCGTCGGGCGGGACATGCTCACGAGGATGTATGTCGGGATGCTCGCGAGCTCGATGCCCATGAACAACAGGATCAAATCGTTGGCCCCCGCGACGAGTGTCGCCCCGGCCAACGCCAGCAGCACCAGGGCGAAAAACTCACCCGCGTCACGGCCCCAATCGACCGCGCTACCGCCCGTGCCATCCTTGCGGTTGGGCCAAGCGAGTAGCACAAGCAACGCCCCGATCGCGAGCACGATCACACGGACGAAGTACGCGAACGCACCGATCCGGATCGCGCCGTCGACGCTGAAAGCGGTATCCGCGGCCTCGTCGGGCCATTGGAGCGCCGCGACCACCAGCGCGATGAGCACCGTCGCCGTCGCGATCACCGGCGCGGCCAGCCGTGACCCGGCCGACTTGGCAAAGCCGAGCACGAACAGCACCAAGGCACCGGCGACCAGAATCGTTTCAACGGCAAGAAGTTCGAACAGATTCATCGCAGTCCCTCCGCATGAAACCCGGAGGCAAGGGGAAGTGCGTGCACCTCGTCAACCCGCACGACTTTCGTCGTCGAGGTTTCGGGAACCGCCGGTTCCGGTGAGGGGCTGTCAAGCCGGCCGGGTTCCGGCAGACTTGGCTCGCCGCCGGGCAACTCGATCGGATTGATCGCGAGCAACGCCTCGTCGCGGATGCTGTCGAGCAGCGGCTTGGGCAACACGCCGAAGACGATCACGATGACCGCCAATGGGGCGAGGATGGCAAACTCCCGGAGATTCAGGTCTTCGGGCAACTCTTCGTCGCGGTGCGGTCGCTTGAGCGGGCCGAAGATGATTTTCGCGGTCATGTGCAACATGTACACCGCACCGAGGATCACGCCGATCGCGGCGATGATGCCAAACCAGATGCCGAGCTGGTCGCTGACGAACGCGCCGAGGATCGAGAGGAACTCCGAGATAAACCCGTTGGTTCCCGGCAACCCGATCGACGCCATGACGAAGAGCACGAAGAAAAACGCGAGCTTCGGCATGACCGCCCCGAGGCCGGAGAGCGCGTCGATGTCGCGGGTGTGGTAACGGTCGTAGATCATGCCGATCACGAGGAACATCGCGCCGGTGCTGATGCCGTGGTTGAGCATGTAGAACACGCTGCCCTGAATGCCGATCGCGTTGAACGCCAGCAAACCGAGCACGCAGAAACCGAGGTGGCTCACCGACGAGTAGGCGACGAGCTTCTTGATGTCCTGCTGCACCCATGCGACGAGCGCGCCGTAGATGATGCCGATCAGGCAGAGCACGCCGAGAAACTGGATCAACCCGGTCGCAAAAGCCGGCACCCCGTCGGCGGAAACCAGCCCGGCAGGCACGGCGAGCCGAAGCATCCCGTAGGTGCCGAGCTTGAGCAGCACGCCCGCGAGCAAGACCGAACCCGCCGTCGGCGCTTCGGTGTGGGCCAGCGGCAGCCATGTGTGAACCGGGAACAGCGGAATCTTCACCGCAAAGCCCGCGAGCAAGCCGAGCATCACCCAGAACTGTGCGTCGGGCGAAAGCTGCTGGGCGGTGTAGATGACCTGTGTCATCTCGAACGTACGGGCCTCGGCGGCAAGGAACAGGATCGCCGCGAGCGTGAAGACCGAGCCGACGAACGTGAACAGGAAAAACTTCACCGCCGCCTCGCGCCGGTTTGCCCCGCCCCAGACGCCGATGAGGAAGAACATCGGGATCAGCGTGAGTTCGAAGAAGATGTAGAACAGCAGCACGTCACGAGCGACGAACACGCCCATCATCGCCGCCAATAGCAGAAGCATCCACGCGTAGTAGCTGGACTCCTTGGTCTTGATCGGCGCGTAGCTCGCGAGCACCGCCAGCGGCATGAGTAACGCCGTCAACAGCACCAGCCACATCGCGATCGAGTCGACGCCGAGGGTGATGCCAAAGTTGAACCGGTCGAGGTTGAAGAACTGCGACTCGAACTGGAGGGAGTCGAACACGGTCGGCGCGGCCGCCTGCCAATCGAAGTTCACGCCCAACAACGCCGCCACAAGGGCCACGGTTAGCGAGGTTCCTAACGCCCAGTATCGGCTCAGCCCTCCGGGCATCAGCGCACCCGCCGCCGCGCCCACGAGCGGAATCAGAATCAGTAACAGCAGCATCGTGTCCATGTGATTGCTTTAGAAAACGAACACGGCGAGAAGAATGACGGCCACACCGACGAGCATGGCGTAGGCGTAACGCTGCAGATAACCCTGCTGCGTCGTGACCTTCATGAGGTACGCCGGTATCTGCGGCAAGAACGCGATGAGCCAGACCAAGCCACCGACGACGTACTTGTCCACGCCACCCAGCACTTTGCCCAACACCCGCAACGGCTCGACGATGACGCCCTGGTAAACCTGATCGACCCAGTACTTGCCGTCGAGGACCACCGTGAAGCCGCGGAGCTTGCCGGCAAGATTGTCGGCAGCACCACGCTCGTTGAGGTGCAGGAACCACGCGAGCCCGATGCCGGCAACGGAGATCGCACCGGCGATGAGGAACGGCAACAGCTTGAACTTGTACTCCCCGTGCTGACCGAAGCCGTGCGGGTCGACCCCGGGGAATGCCACCGCCGCTTTCTCGTAACCGGCCAGGAACGACGGGCTGTGACCGAGGAAGTTGCCCAACGTGTGGACGCCCGGCAGATTCACGAAGCCGGCAAACAAAGCACCGACCGCGAGGAGCACCAGCGGTGCGATCATGATCCACGGCTCATGGTTGTGATGAGCGTGATCATCGTGCCCGTGCCCATGATCGTCGTGGCCGTGGTCGTCGCCGTGGTGATCCGGGTGCGGTTCGCTCGACACCTGTTCCGGCCCTTCGAAGACGCGGAAGTACAGGCGAAACGTGTAGTACGCGGTCATAAACGCCGTCAGCGAGAGCACGAGCCAGAGAACGGTCTTGGGCCACCCGTCCCCGGCGTAGCTCGCATAGTGAATGATCTCGTCCTTGGAGAAGTACCCCGCCGTCAGCGGAAAGCCGGCCAGAGCGAGACAACCAATCAGGATGAGAATGCGGGTCTTGGGCAGTTGGTGCTTGAGGCCCGACATCTTCCGCATGTCGAGGTGGCCGAGCATCGCGTGCATGACCACGCCGGAGCCAAGGAACAACAGCGCCTTGAAGAAAGCGTGGGTCGCCAAGTGGAACACGCCGGCCACCGGGGCCAGCACGCCGACGCCGACGAACATGTAACCAAGCTGCGAGACGGTCGAATACGCGAAGACCTTCTTCAGATCGAACTGCCGAAGCGCGATCGTTGCGGCGAAGAGGCAGGTGAATGCCCCGACGGCGGTGATGGTGTATAGGGCGGCCGGGCTTCCGCTGAAGACGGGGCCGAGGCGGGCGATCATGTAGATGCCGGCCGTGACCATCGTCGCCGCGTGGATCAGGGCCGACACCGGCGTCGGGCCTTCCATCGCGTCGGGCAGCCAGACGTACAGCGGGAACTGGGCCGACTTGCCGAACGCACCGACCATCAGGCAGAACGGGATCAGGTCGACCAGCCAGAGCTTGTCGGCCGCGACGTGGGCCGCGGGGTTGACGAACATGTCGATGAAACCGGCGGTCAACAGCGAGCCGTCCTCGGCGTACGTCGGGAAGTACTGCACCGTCCCGAAGCAGTAGAAGATCAGCATGATGCCGATCGCGAACCCGAAGTCGCCGACGCGGTTGACGAGGAACGCCTTCTTCGCCGCCTCGCGTGCCGCCGGCTTGTCGAAGTAGTAACCGATCAGCAGGTACGAACAGAGCCCCACGCCCTCCCAGCCGAGGTAGAGCAGGATGAGGTTGTTGCCCATGACCAGCAGGGTCATCGAGCAGATGAACAGGCCGAGGTACGCGAAGAATCGGTAGTAGCCGGCCTCGCCCTTCATGTAACCAGCGGCGAAGACCGTGATCAGGAAGCCGATCCCGCAGACGACGCTGAGCATGATCGCCGAGAGCGGGTCGAAGAGCGCCCCGGCGGAGATTTCGAAGAAGCCGACCTCACCCGTCCCGGCGACCGAACCGCCCTTGTCGGCCTCGTCGCCAGCGGTGAACCATGTGTACCAGATCTCCTGGAACGCGACGGGGTTGGCCTTCTCGACCTTCGTCTCTTTGCCGGCTTCGGCGGCGACGTACTCGGCCGGCAGGCCTGCGGCGGCGTGGCCGTCGCCCTGCATCCCGGCCTCGCCGGTCGCGCCGATCATGGCGAAGAGGATCAGCAGCGAGGTCACCGCCGACCCACCCACGCTGAGCCAGATCGGCCAGTGCGACTGGCCCTTGAGCAGTTTCTTACCGAAGAAGCCGGCCACGATCGCACCGAGCAACGGCAATATCGGGATCAGCCAAGAGATGTTCGCGAGTGATTCCATGAGAGCTTGCGAAGGAGAGTGGACTTACCCGCGAAGTTCCCGCCACGCCTCGGCGTCGACGGTCGGTTTCTGCTTGAACAACAACACCACGATGCCCAGCGCCAACGACGCCTCGGCCGCGGCGATCACGAGAATGAAGATCACGAACGCCTGCCCCGCGAGATTGCCGTGATATGCGGCGAACGCGATCAGGTTGATGGCCACGCCCTGGAACATCAGCTCGGTGCAGAGGAACATCGTGATAAGGTTCCGCCGACACATAAAGCCGATCATCCCCAATGCGAACATGATCCCGCCCACGGCGAGATAGTGCATGAGACCGAGTTGGGTGAAAGTGTCCATGGGAGAAGGCGCTAGGGGTTAGGCGCTAGGCGCTAGGTCTCATTCGGAAGTCGGCGTTGCTCGTTACTACGGCCCTAGCGCCTAACTCCTAGCGCCTAGCCCCTAAGTTCACGTCTGCGGGTACGCCTTCTGGCGCGGATTGCTGGTGCCACGGATCGGCAGGGAGTTCGGATTGTCCTCGATCGGCGTGTGCGGCGTGCTGACCACGTCGCGGGTGAGCCCATCGCCGGGCGTGTAGCGGTCGTGCTCGGGGAGGATGACCTTTTTCCGCGCGATCACGATCGCACCGATCATCGCCACGGTCAGGATCAGCCCCGCGACCTGTAGGGCGACGACCTGGTTACTGAACAAATACACGCCCAGTTCCTGCGTCTGGCCACGCACGATCGGGGCGGCCTGCACATCGACCGAGCCGACCGCCGCGAGCGACTCGCCGCCGTCAACGACCGGGGCATAAGGATTCAAAGCCAACGGCCCGTTCCGTTCGACGGTCTGCGGGGCCTTGGCGAATACGAGAAAAAGAATCAGGCCGGCAATCGTGAACCCCGTCGCCGAGGCGATCAGCGGCATGCGGGCGTTGGCGTCGTGGTCGGCGAGAAACTCTCGCACGGCCCCTTCGCGGTCCGTCCCGCGATCCACGCCGGCGTCGGCCGCGAGCATGATCACGAACGTGTAAGTCACGAGGATCGCCCCTGCATAAATCGTGACCAACGCGGCCGCCAGAAACTCTGCAGTCAGCAGGATGAACAGCCCCGCCGACGCGAAGATCGTCATCACGAACCAAAGAGCGGAGTAGACCGGCTTCGGGTGCGTGATCACACGCACCGACGAGGCGAGTGCCAGGATCGCGAAGATCCAGAAGTACGGCCCCATGCCGAAGAAACCCCACACGCCGGTGCCTTCGAGCGATGCCGTGTAGTTCAACACGTTTCCGAGCAGCACCACGAACGCGACAAGCACCGACAGCCCGGCGACCTTGGTGCGGATACTCCCTTTCGGGGCACGCTTGGGCAGCAGGAATGCGGTGAACAAGCCCGCGACCGCACAACAAATCAGAATCACCGACGGTGCGACGACCGGGGCGTACAGAGCAGTTCCGTCACGCCAGACTGCGGTCGACGGGGCGGAAGCTAGGGCAAGGCAAAAGTCGTCCATCGCGTAGGCGGCGATACTAGCCACCGCCCCAGACATCGCAACTTCGCTCGTGACGAACTTCACAATCTCCACGACCCCCGTGCCCGGGCGATCAACCAATCCGCCTTCCGGCGGTGTGCCGGTTACTCCACATCCCCCGCGACGAGCTTGCCGTCGGGGCCTTTGGTCAGCGTCTCGATCCGCTTCTCCGCCTTGTCCAACACCGACTGGCAGTGGGCGAGCAGCCGATTGCCACGCTCGAATTTGGCCAACGACTCTTCGAGCGTCACGTCGCCCTGCTCGATCGCGTTGAGAATTTCCTCCGCTTCGGCGAGCGCGTCTTCGAAGTTCGCGGGCAGGTCGGCATCCGTGGCTGTGGTGTCCTTGGCCATCGCTTTGAGTCTAAGCGCTGCACACACGGTCGGTGTACGGTAACATCCTCAACATGACCCTGATGACCGAGACCCCCACTGACGCCCGCCCGGTCGACGGCGGCACCCCGCCCGATACCGACTTCAAAACCCGATACACCACCGTTCGCAAAGCGACCACCGACTTCTGCGAACCCCTCTGCCCGGAGGATTTCGTCGTTCAGACGATGCAGGACGTCTCGCCCACCAAGTGGCACCTGGCCCACACCAGCTGGTTCTTCGAGACCTTCCTCCTCTCGCCCCACCTCCCCGGCTATCGCGAGAAACATCCGCTCTACAACTATCTGTTCAACAGCTACTACGTCTCGGTCGGCGATCGACACTGTCGCATCGCGCGCGGGAACATCTCCCGCCCCACCGTGGACGAGGTCTTCGAGTACCGCCGGTACGTCGACGAGCACATGCATCGACTCATCGACGCGGGACTCACCGACGAGACGGCCGCACTCGTCGAACTCGGGCTACACCATGAGCAACAGCACCAGGAGCTGATGGTCACCGACCTCAAGCACGTGCTCAGTGCGAACCCGCTCTACCCGGTCTACCGCGAGCTCGCCGACCCACCGCTCGGCAAGCCCGCACCGTTCTCGTTCGTGCCGTTCGAGGAAGGCGTGTACCCGATCGGGCATCACGCCGAGGAAGACTGTCGGTTCTGCTACGACAACGAAACGCCTCGGCATCGGGTGTTTCTCGAGCCGTTCGCGCTGGCCGACCGGCCGTTGCTCAACGCCGACGTGATCGCCTTCATCGAGGACGGCGGCTACGACACCGCGAACCTCTGGCTCTCGGCCGCTTGGGCGCAGATCAACGCCGACCCCAAGGACTGGAAGCAGCCGCTCTACTGGGACAAGGTCGACGGCGTTTGGCACCACTTCACGCTCCACGGCTTCGTCCCGGTCGACCCCGCCGAGATCGCCTGCCACCTCTCCTACTACGAAGCTGACGCGATCGCGCGTTGGATGGACTACCGCCTGCCGACCGAGTTCGAGTGGGAAGTCGCCTGCAACCAGGCCGGTGAGATGGACGGCGTCTTCGCCGATGACAAGCGTTTCCACCCCGGACGCGCACCCGATCTCAAATCTCCAATCTCAAACCTCAAATCCGCCCTCGGCGGCGTGTGGGAATGGACCCAATCGCAGTACACCGCCTACCCCGGCTATCGCAGCCTGCCCGGCGCGATCGGTGAGTACAACGGCAAGTTCATGGCCAACCAGTTCGTGCTCCGCGGCGGCTCCTGT
This region includes:
- the egtB gene encoding ergothioneine biosynthesis protein EgtB — its product is MTLMTETPTDARPVDGGTPPDTDFKTRYTTVRKATTDFCEPLCPEDFVVQTMQDVSPTKWHLAHTSWFFETFLLSPHLPGYREKHPLYNYLFNSYYVSVGDRHCRIARGNISRPTVDEVFEYRRYVDEHMHRLIDAGLTDETAALVELGLHHEQQHQELMVTDLKHVLSANPLYPVYRELADPPLGKPAPFSFVPFEEGVYPIGHHAEEDCRFCYDNETPRHRVFLEPFALADRPLLNADVIAFIEDGGYDTANLWLSAAWAQINADPKDWKQPLYWDKVDGVWHHFTLHGFVPVDPAEIACHLSYYEADAIARWMDYRLPTEFEWEVACNQAGEMDGVFADDKRFHPGRAPDLKSPISNLKSALGGVWEWTQSQYTAYPGYRSLPGAIGEYNGKFMANQFVLRGGSCATPRSHIRPTYRNFFPADARWQFSGARLAKSL